A genome region from Thermococcus onnurineus NA1 includes the following:
- a CDS encoding initiation control protein YabA, translating into MVKRWLCKDLYDEIERLERSIIELEEQIVELRMQLNMKVDEANRLAIENTSLRHKVEIMERREKRLKELLAKLKVPLVVVDEEQFEDVDVDLEADLKD; encoded by the coding sequence ATGGTAAAGCGCTGGCTGTGTAAAGACCTTTATGATGAGATTGAGAGGCTTGAGCGTTCCATCATTGAACTGGAGGAGCAGATAGTCGAGCTTCGAATGCAGCTCAACATGAAGGTCGACGAGGCTAATAGGCTCGCCATAGAGAACACCAGTCTGAGACACAAGGTTGAGATAATGGAGCGTCGCGAGAAGCGCCTTAAGGAGCTCCTTGCAAAGCTCAAAGTCCCTCTTGTTGTCGTTGATGAGGAGCAGTTTGAGGATGTGGACGTTGACCTCGAAGCTGATTTGAAAGACTAA